Proteins from a genomic interval of Symmachiella macrocystis:
- a CDS encoding DinB family protein encodes MNIGQTMIPEFDMEMANTRKVLELVPDDKWNWKIHDKSNTVGWVANHLADIPAWVEMTLCHDTLDVEPVEGQPYQSPVETSTAAVLALFDKNVATARKLLETVEDAKLFEPWSLLRQGLELMTMPRLAVLRTWVLNHTIHHRAHLCVYLRVNDVPVPGLYGPSADDAGPA; translated from the coding sequence ATGAACATTGGCCAAACGATGATACCTGAGTTTGATATGGAAATGGCGAATACGCGAAAAGTGTTGGAGCTGGTTCCTGATGACAAATGGAACTGGAAAATCCACGACAAATCCAACACCGTCGGCTGGGTCGCCAATCATCTGGCCGACATCCCCGCCTGGGTCGAGATGACCCTTTGTCACGATACACTCGACGTCGAACCGGTCGAAGGACAGCCTTATCAATCCCCCGTAGAAACATCGACAGCTGCGGTTTTGGCATTGTTCGATAAAAACGTCGCCACTGCCCGAAAATTGCTGGAAACCGTCGAGGACGCAAAGCTGTTTGAGCCCTGGTCACTATTACGGCAAGGGCTAGAACTCATGACCATGCCTCGCTTGGCTGTCTTGCGAACCTGGGTTCTCAATCATACGATCCACCATCGCGCGCATTTGTGCGTCTACTTGCGGGTCAATGATGTTCCGGTGCCCGGTCTCTATGGCCCCTCGGCCGACGATGCCGGACCGGCCTAA
- a CDS encoding nuclear transport factor 2 family protein → MKIRFAIILFAVLLSGADAPPNPLQKTLLTQESKLIEAIKQQDQATLKMLLSEETFAVTYDGGRQTGQEILRSLEHVTITSYTVTDVKLVQVSPDVGILTYKFRWKGNHGDKKIPLTTVFATSTWALRDGEWRSVFYQETPVKK, encoded by the coding sequence ATGAAAATTCGATTCGCCATCATTCTGTTTGCGGTGTTGTTGTCCGGTGCCGATGCGCCGCCGAACCCACTTCAAAAAACTCTGCTGACACAAGAGTCAAAACTCATCGAAGCCATCAAACAGCAGGATCAAGCGACATTAAAAATGCTGTTGTCCGAAGAGACGTTCGCCGTCACGTACGACGGCGGCCGCCAAACCGGCCAGGAAATCTTACGTAGCCTGGAACATGTGACGATTACATCTTACACAGTGACCGACGTGAAGCTGGTCCAGGTCAGTCCGGACGTGGGTATTTTGACCTACAAATTCCGTTGGAAGGGAAATCACGGCGATAAGAAGATTCCCCTCACCACTGTATTCGCGACGTCGACATGGGCCTTGCGGGACGGCGAGTGGCGTTCGGTGTTCTACCAAGAGACGCCGGTCAAAAAGTGA
- a CDS encoding class I SAM-dependent methyltransferase — translation MTHSSPDVNLSPALPTELFSQALDDGVFVQCTLSKRRSASSAEYRKVTARLVAIKDQTAVQLTYHFQKKETHENLSEPEAAARLGELLQTEFEHGHLFTANCDYVLRARSDGSFKVKRHAPTKQPSVRLHDREKQYLIPEGTACPFLVEIGVMTADGAVRAAKRKKFRQINRYLEIVNDIVEHLPRDRRLRVIDFGCGKSYLTFALHHLLTVIHDFDVEITGLDREPSVIATCQRVAEKLHCQGLRFETGNIDRFADEQKVDLSVSLHACDTATDDAIAQSVRWKAEVILAVPCCQHEFASSIQNQELRALTAHGILKERFAAVATDALRATALGICDYATSVVEFIDMEHTAKNVLLRAVKQPVNEARRTALIGEYRTLKQLLSIERPHLERVLPELAERVAD, via the coding sequence ATGACCCATTCCTCTCCGGACGTGAATCTGTCCCCTGCTCTTCCCACGGAACTGTTTTCCCAAGCTCTGGACGACGGGGTTTTCGTGCAGTGTACGTTGAGCAAACGCCGCTCCGCTTCGTCTGCCGAATATCGCAAGGTCACAGCGCGGCTGGTGGCGATCAAGGATCAGACGGCTGTTCAATTGACGTATCACTTTCAGAAAAAAGAGACGCACGAGAACCTTTCGGAACCGGAAGCGGCAGCGCGATTGGGGGAGCTGTTACAAACCGAATTCGAACATGGGCATCTATTCACCGCCAATTGCGACTACGTTTTACGAGCACGGTCGGATGGCTCGTTCAAAGTCAAACGCCATGCACCAACCAAACAGCCGTCTGTGCGATTACATGATCGCGAGAAGCAGTATTTGATCCCTGAGGGAACCGCTTGTCCGTTTCTGGTCGAGATCGGAGTCATGACCGCCGACGGAGCCGTGCGCGCCGCCAAACGCAAAAAGTTTCGGCAAATCAATCGTTACTTGGAGATCGTCAACGATATCGTGGAGCATCTGCCCCGCGACCGTCGTTTGCGGGTGATTGATTTTGGGTGTGGAAAAAGCTATTTGACCTTCGCCCTGCACCATCTCTTGACCGTGATCCACGACTTTGATGTGGAGATCACAGGCTTGGATCGCGAACCGAGTGTGATTGCGACCTGCCAGCGAGTTGCCGAGAAGCTGCATTGCCAGGGGCTGAGATTTGAGACGGGCAATATCGACCGCTTTGCAGACGAACAGAAAGTCGACCTCTCCGTTTCACTGCACGCCTGCGATACCGCGACCGACGACGCCATTGCTCAGTCGGTGCGTTGGAAAGCCGAGGTCATCCTGGCAGTCCCATGTTGTCAGCACGAGTTCGCGAGCTCGATCCAGAACCAGGAGCTGCGGGCATTGACCGCGCATGGGATTCTCAAGGAGCGGTTTGCGGCGGTTGCCACCGATGCGTTGCGGGCGACGGCACTAGGGATTTGTGACTATGCCACATCGGTCGTCGAGTTTATCGATATGGAGCACACGGCGAAAAACGTGTTACTGCGAGCGGTCAAGCAGCCTGTGAATGAAGCCCGGCGAACGGCGCTGATTGGGGAATATCGCACGTTGAAGCAACTGCTGTCGATCGAGCGGCCGCACCTGGAGCGAGTGTTGCCCGAGCTAGCGGAGCGGGTCGCAGACTAG
- a CDS encoding N-acyl amino acid synthase FeeM domain-containing protein, with amino-acid sequence MNIAVDVPVAPLKEISYRIASTQYERKAAFNLVYEAYVETGLIEPNEFEMRVTPYHLLPTTNVFIAVYQEEVIGTVSLIGDGELGLPMDCIYDREVNGLRDRGYSLGEVSCLAHRRQQVKQTLPLFVQMTRLMAQHSRQNGMDQFLIAVHPRHAQFYMRFMGFEQIGSQKSFPSVRNNPAVACALNFPRIDVERPACYSQFFGTAIPREDLLSTPMNTLEVEEFADAALEGGLTIPSLMC; translated from the coding sequence ATGAACATTGCGGTCGATGTTCCTGTTGCGCCCCTGAAGGAGATCTCGTACCGCATCGCAAGTACGCAATACGAGCGCAAGGCGGCCTTCAATCTGGTTTACGAAGCGTATGTCGAAACTGGTTTGATTGAGCCCAATGAGTTCGAAATGCGCGTGACGCCGTACCATTTGTTGCCGACGACCAATGTTTTCATAGCGGTTTACCAGGAAGAAGTCATCGGTACGGTCAGTTTGATCGGCGACGGTGAACTTGGTCTACCGATGGATTGCATTTATGATCGGGAGGTCAACGGCCTGAGGGACCGCGGATATTCTCTAGGCGAAGTTTCTTGTCTGGCGCACCGTCGTCAACAAGTGAAGCAGACATTGCCGTTGTTTGTGCAAATGACGCGGTTGATGGCTCAACATTCCCGCCAAAATGGTATGGATCAGTTTCTGATTGCCGTCCACCCCCGTCATGCACAGTTTTACATGCGGTTTATGGGATTTGAGCAAATCGGCAGCCAAAAATCCTTCCCATCGGTGAGAAATAATCCGGCTGTGGCGTGTGCCTTGAATTTCCCTCGTATTGATGTGGAACGGCCTGCCTGTTATAGCCAGTTCTTTGGGACAGCCATTCCCAGGGAAGATCTGCTGTCAACTCCGATGAACACCCTTGAGGTTGAAGAATTTGCTGATGCCGCACTGGAAGGCGGCTTAACTATCCCCAGTCTGATGTGTTAA
- a CDS encoding ABC transporter permease, with product MISFALKILLSNRGKLITALTGVIFSLVLVNVQGGLYLGLIHKASLLVDHTDADIWVGKHLVENVDLANDIPVEWLNRIRGLQGVALADPYIVQPSIATLPDGGFETLMIIGIDPLSKIGAAWNVDEGGETYVYRPDSITIDRLDARKLGYAQIGDIVEISGHRAKITGFTDGVIGFMTTPYVFTNIDSARQYAQIREGYCSYFLIQAADGVNLNELSDEIRHLVPSANVYTAAQFRKISQDYWMHRTGIGISFGMATVLGLLVGLLMVAQSLYALALDHVNDFATLKAIGAENGQILQVVLVQSCTIAVVGTLIGMGIVWVAETYCSTPLAPIEIPMLLRVAGIGLVATICLVASVLPFQRLRRIDPAIVLQG from the coding sequence ATGATTTCTTTTGCCCTAAAAATTCTGCTTTCGAATCGCGGAAAACTAATCACAGCATTAACGGGAGTCATCTTCTCGTTAGTCTTGGTTAATGTTCAGGGCGGGTTGTATCTCGGGCTAATCCACAAAGCCAGTTTGTTGGTCGATCACACCGACGCCGACATCTGGGTTGGAAAGCACTTGGTCGAAAACGTCGACTTGGCCAACGACATTCCGGTCGAATGGCTCAATCGCATCCGCGGACTTCAGGGTGTTGCACTAGCGGACCCCTATATTGTCCAGCCGAGTATTGCGACGCTGCCCGATGGCGGTTTCGAAACGCTGATGATTATCGGCATCGACCCGCTTTCTAAGATAGGAGCTGCGTGGAATGTTGACGAAGGAGGCGAGACGTATGTGTACCGTCCCGATTCGATCACAATCGACCGACTCGATGCACGCAAATTGGGGTATGCACAAATAGGCGACATTGTTGAAATTAGCGGGCATCGGGCAAAGATCACAGGATTTACCGACGGCGTGATTGGTTTCATGACCACGCCCTACGTATTCACCAACATCGATTCCGCACGACAGTACGCCCAAATTCGCGAGGGATATTGCTCGTACTTTTTGATTCAAGCGGCTGACGGTGTGAATCTCAATGAGCTGAGCGACGAGATCCGGCACCTCGTGCCGAGTGCAAACGTTTATACGGCAGCCCAATTCCGCAAGATTTCTCAAGATTATTGGATGCACCGCACCGGAATTGGTATTAGTTTTGGTATGGCAACGGTCCTGGGATTATTGGTGGGCCTGTTGATGGTGGCCCAAAGTTTGTATGCGCTCGCATTGGATCACGTCAACGATTTCGCGACGCTCAAAGCGATCGGCGCGGAGAACGGTCAGATTTTACAAGTGGTGTTGGTCCAGTCCTGTACGATTGCCGTAGTGGGCACGTTGATCGGCATGGGCATCGTGTGGGTGGCGGAGACGTATTGCTCCACGCCGCTGGCACCGATTGAAATTCCAATGCTGCTGCGCGTGGCTGGGATAGGACTGGTGGCGACAATTTGTTTGGTGGCTTCGGTATTGCCCTTCCAACGTTTACGTCGGATTGATCCGGCCATTGTACTTCAAGGATAA
- a CDS encoding ABC transporter ATP-binding protein: MTEHVILSSGIEKTYRSGAIKTTVLHGIDLEVMRGECVFLVGPSGSGKTTLLSILGCILSPDSGSLQILDRDVSRLNAKQQARFRRENIGFVFQRFHLFDGLRAWENVKVALDLLGYPSRLAQSESRRLLDLVGLSDRADHRSTQLSMGQRQRVALARALAGDPDLILADEPTASLDAESGASAMKTLNTLAKSLGKTVVVVTHDSRIFSMADRILHLVDGRINESTTEQRARTTNFAGQTVSANDIR, translated from the coding sequence GTGACTGAACACGTCATTCTCTCCAGCGGCATTGAAAAGACCTATCGGTCCGGGGCGATCAAGACGACCGTCCTGCACGGGATCGACTTGGAGGTTATGCGCGGAGAATGTGTGTTTTTGGTCGGTCCCTCGGGAAGTGGTAAAACCACACTGTTGTCGATCCTGGGATGTATTTTATCTCCTGACAGCGGCTCGTTACAGATCTTGGATCGGGATGTCAGTCGTCTGAATGCGAAACAGCAGGCGAGGTTTCGTCGCGAAAACATTGGGTTTGTGTTTCAACGGTTTCATCTGTTTGACGGTCTACGGGCCTGGGAAAACGTGAAGGTGGCGTTGGACCTGTTGGGATACCCGTCCCGATTGGCGCAATCCGAATCGCGGCGGCTGTTGGATTTGGTCGGACTGTCAGATCGGGCGGATCATCGCTCGACACAATTGAGCATGGGACAACGGCAGCGAGTTGCATTGGCGCGGGCTTTGGCCGGCGATCCCGATTTGATCTTGGCGGACGAACCGACCGCTTCGCTGGATGCCGAATCGGGCGCAAGTGCGATGAAGACATTGAACACACTGGCCAAGTCATTGGGAAAAACTGTCGTCGTGGTCACGCACGACTCACGGATTTTTTCGATGGCTGACCGGATTTTGCATCTGGTCGACGGCCGGATTAATGAATCCACAACCGAACAACGAGCACGTACCACGAACTTCGCCGGGCAAACAGTGTCGGCGAATGATATTCGGTAA
- a CDS encoding HlyD family secretion protein: MRWLLLIVLPMGIGAFVAMTSPEKMPWLHNWSAGAAPAPEAKETPSIAVNKRPLIFASGIIEGAQRDVPLRFEIVGRLAKVNVNEGQQVKQGEVLAGLGTETLKKQLEFAQAKLALAKSERTRLSNGERPETIEVAKNALVKIRVQLETAKQGYQRGLELQKKNAITAEAFEERRSAYQAALAEQQLENSRIKEIEAPAREDDLIIADAKIAQAEAELGVAQSELKKAELVAPTDGVILRVGREPGQMVGPQDLQPLLVMVDASQMRTRAYVEELDALAVKPGQHAYVTADGDPETKFHGKVVSCSPLMVPKKYMSNEPGERIDVKVREVVIVLDEQNTLVVGLPVDVFIETGADQEPEASESKTDAPEVVTTDDAKKQQQRN; the protein is encoded by the coding sequence ATGCGGTGGTTATTATTAATTGTTCTCCCGATGGGCATCGGCGCTTTCGTGGCGATGACCTCGCCTGAGAAAATGCCGTGGCTGCACAATTGGTCAGCGGGCGCAGCGCCTGCGCCGGAAGCCAAGGAAACACCGTCCATTGCGGTCAACAAACGGCCGCTGATCTTTGCCAGCGGTATCATCGAAGGAGCTCAGCGTGATGTTCCCTTGCGGTTCGAGATCGTCGGACGTTTGGCGAAGGTCAATGTCAACGAAGGCCAACAAGTCAAACAGGGAGAGGTGCTGGCCGGCCTGGGTACGGAAACGTTAAAAAAACAATTGGAATTTGCGCAGGCCAAATTGGCTCTCGCTAAAAGCGAGCGGACGCGATTGTCCAACGGCGAACGGCCCGAGACGATTGAGGTCGCTAAAAACGCTCTCGTCAAAATTCGCGTGCAGTTGGAAACCGCCAAGCAAGGCTATCAACGCGGTTTGGAACTGCAAAAGAAAAACGCCATTACGGCTGAGGCTTTCGAAGAACGCCGATCGGCCTATCAGGCGGCCCTCGCGGAACAGCAATTAGAAAATTCGCGGATTAAGGAAATCGAAGCTCCCGCTCGGGAGGACGATTTGATTATTGCCGATGCCAAGATCGCTCAGGCCGAAGCAGAGTTGGGTGTCGCTCAATCCGAATTGAAAAAGGCGGAGTTAGTCGCTCCCACAGATGGGGTGATTCTCCGCGTGGGTCGCGAACCGGGACAGATGGTCGGTCCTCAGGACTTGCAGCCGTTGCTGGTCATGGTCGATGCCTCGCAAATGCGGACGCGGGCTTATGTGGAAGAATTGGATGCGTTGGCTGTCAAACCAGGCCAGCACGCCTACGTGACGGCCGATGGTGATCCTGAGACAAAATTTCACGGCAAGGTGGTTTCCTGTTCGCCGTTGATGGTTCCCAAGAAATACATGAGCAACGAACCGGGCGAGCGTATCGACGTGAAGGTGCGTGAAGTTGTCATCGTGCTGGACGAGCAGAACACCCTCGTCGTCGGCTTGCCTGTTGATGTGTTTATCGAAACGGGTGCAGACCAGGAACCGGAAGCTTCGGAAAGCAAAACCGATGCTCCGGAAGTCGTCACCACCGATGACGCGAAGAAACAACAACAACGAAATTAA
- a CDS encoding patatin-like phospholipase family protein, protein MELNVCMLGGGTRLAAHLGSLKGIDEHGGRIRGWAGASAGSLVASVLASGFSHDEAVDLMRDTDYRQFLDFRPLGIVRGYGLCAGRRFEQWLDSFLEGRRFCDLQHPLSVVCTDIQTGEPFIFSNQTTPDIKLATSVRCSIGIPGIFAVRRMQGAILIDGSLAAIDDELLFPDSPHETVTIRLVRNQVARLARSKQFGLKTYVQRVAGMLLDAADEPSISGDQWRRTLLIRTGAHSSVNFDLSVQERAELYAMGYEQSRNFLDLSGSEIQKKSAAPPAATKDYRDLEELAEDAVRLACDTSRTVRLPTDDGPLPAPEKKREQIPHNPYTTMTGFGFDAL, encoded by the coding sequence ATGGAATTAAATGTTTGCATGTTAGGTGGAGGCACGCGATTGGCGGCCCATCTTGGCAGTTTGAAAGGGATCGACGAGCATGGCGGCCGCATTCGCGGCTGGGCCGGTGCGTCTGCGGGTAGCTTGGTTGCCTCCGTCCTGGCCTCCGGATTTTCGCATGATGAGGCGGTCGATCTCATGCGGGATACCGACTATCGCCAATTTTTAGACTTTCGGCCGTTGGGCATTGTCCGCGGTTATGGATTGTGCGCCGGGCGCCGCTTCGAACAATGGCTGGATAGCTTCTTGGAGGGGCGGCGTTTTTGTGATTTGCAGCACCCATTGTCTGTGGTTTGCACTGACATTCAAACGGGCGAACCGTTCATTTTCTCGAATCAAACGACACCCGATATCAAACTGGCTACGAGTGTGCGATGTTCGATCGGAATTCCAGGCATCTTTGCCGTGCGCCGCATGCAAGGCGCGATTTTGATTGATGGGTCTTTGGCGGCAATCGACGATGAGCTGTTGTTCCCTGACAGTCCGCACGAGACCGTGACCATTCGGCTGGTGCGAAATCAGGTGGCCCGACTCGCACGCTCCAAGCAATTTGGACTCAAGACGTATGTGCAACGTGTAGCGGGAATGTTGCTAGACGCCGCCGATGAACCGAGCATCTCCGGCGATCAATGGCGGCGGACATTGTTGATCCGTACCGGTGCACATTCGTCGGTTAACTTTGATCTTTCGGTCCAAGAGCGGGCGGAATTGTACGCGATGGGCTATGAACAGTCTCGGAACTTTCTCGACCTGTCGGGGAGTGAAATCCAGAAGAAATCGGCCGCCCCGCCGGCCGCGACAAAGGATTATCGCGATCTTGAGGAATTGGCCGAAGATGCGGTTCGATTGGCGTGTGATACGTCACGGACGGTCCGATTGCCTACGGACGACGGTCCGTTGCCCGCGCCGGAAAAGAAGCGGGAACAGATTCCTCACAACCCTTATACAACGATGACGGGATTCGGATTCGATGCCCTGTAA
- a CDS encoding class I SAM-dependent methyltransferase has protein sequence MYEVDSNTASLAASSASPSVRRVARAFNTPSWWYDIRGMFLVTFAYNSTIWKQVSFFEGNLSESHLEVPIGNGSVLDMCLKYRRLRKRPTPGVIAIDVSSAMIESATKAFRKTENVTVQYGDVGKLDFSDGQFQTVNIANGFHCFPDPGLALDEISRVLAPGGVATANVLLNPRGLAPLRWFANRINGWAMRKGILISPFDADQARTLFTEHGFEIIGDEVRGNTLYLTVKKTAA, from the coding sequence ATGTACGAAGTCGACTCCAACACAGCCTCATTAGCCGCGTCCTCCGCTTCACCGTCAGTCCGTCGGGTAGCGCGGGCATTCAACACGCCGTCGTGGTGGTATGACATCCGCGGCATGTTTCTGGTGACGTTCGCCTACAATTCGACGATCTGGAAACAGGTCTCGTTTTTCGAGGGCAACTTATCAGAGAGTCATCTGGAGGTTCCGATTGGCAACGGCAGCGTGCTTGATATGTGCCTGAAGTACCGCCGGTTGCGAAAACGGCCGACTCCCGGCGTAATTGCCATCGACGTTTCGTCTGCGATGATCGAATCAGCGACCAAGGCGTTCCGCAAGACGGAGAACGTCACAGTGCAATACGGCGATGTGGGAAAACTCGATTTCAGCGACGGGCAATTTCAGACGGTCAATATTGCCAACGGTTTTCACTGTTTCCCCGATCCGGGATTGGCGTTGGATGAAATTTCACGCGTGCTGGCGCCCGGGGGTGTGGCGACGGCGAATGTTCTATTAAATCCCCGTGGATTGGCGCCGCTGCGTTGGTTTGCCAATCGGATCAATGGTTGGGCGATGCGGAAGGGAATTCTGATCAGTCCCTTTGATGCTGATCAAGCCCGTACATTATTCACAGAACACGGATTCGAAATCATTGGCGATGAGGTCCGGGGCAATACGTTGTATTTGACGGTGAAAAAAACAGCGGCTTAA